Proteins from a single region of Artemia franciscana chromosome 2, ASM3288406v1, whole genome shotgun sequence:
- the LOC136038048 gene encoding uncharacterized protein LOC136038048 — protein MWNQRNVYQGVPYASGVQKTFSQYASTPHLFVYQPTDVDTDDIESGYGAGSSSGHSTTTPELIYSSSVECNQNRNVIRRVSASSIKNIANSMRNLSVYKDAKDEGIETGFVTERELMRVETFFRGNKTDVCVCKTLANLYTAKSESSLRHSQENLLDSSSTPAWELRFTGIPVLLLNTGATKSRNKRHIQIILAERATGFTLWSDIIDNLSSYTVVDKTFHTMRLSTDHRQMIGFSFDDGKHACNFHKKLLELTANPANISLSMPKANKKLLKGTTPPKPAKFKLPKKSDISQPCFFRHLTNVDIHDQNKLYSLQVHLPSKV, from the coding sequence ATGTGGAATCAACGCAATGTTTATCAGGGTGTACCATATGCTAGTGGTGTCCAGAAAACATTCAGTCAATATGCAAGTACGCCTCACTTGTTTGTTTATCAGCCTACAGATGTCGACACAGATGACATTGAGTCTGGTTATGGTGCAGGTTCCAGCTCAGGTCATTCGACAACAACCCCTGAACTAATATATTCTTCTTCGGTTGAGTGCAATCAGAATAGAAATGTGATCCGTCGTGTCAGTGCAAGTTCGATTAAAAACATCGCGAATTCCATGAGAAACCTGTCAGTTTATAAGGATGCCAAAGATGAAGGAATTGAAACAGGTTTTGTTACCGAAAGAGAACTAATGCGCGTAGAAACTTTCTTCAGAGGAAATAAAACAGATGTTTGTGTCTGTAAAACACTTGCTAATTTATATACGGCAAAGAGTGAGTCATCCCTTCGACACTCACAAGAGAACCTACTTGACTCCTCAAGTACTCCCGCATGGGAACTCCGATTCACTGGGATTCCTGTTCTTTTGTTAAATACCGGTGCTACAAAATCCAGAAACAAAAGACatatacaaattattttggCTGAGCGTGCTACCGGGTTTACATTGTGGTCTGATATAATCGATAATTTAAGTAGTTACACCGTCGTTGATAAGACATTTCATACAATGCGGTTATCAACAGACCATAGACAGATGATTGGCTTCAGTTTTGATGATGGAAAACATGCCTGcaatttccataaaaaacttttagaatTGACAGCCAATCCTGCAAATATTTCTCTTTCTATGCCAAAAGCTAACAAAAAACTGTTGAAAGGTACAACACCACCCAAGCCCGCGAAATTTAAACTACCAAAGAAGAGTGATATATCCCAGCCATGCTTCTTTCGACATTTGACAAATGTTGATATACACgatcaaaataaattatattcatTACAGGTGCATTTGCCTTCAAAAGTTTAA